GaaatttccaaattacaaatatGATGTTGACTTTATTGGATCAACGAGGGTATTTCACAattgctccccatcagaatgcacATAAACATCTTAAAGGttttgtggatacctgttgggaaagcaagcaaacaaatgtgtcagaggatgcattGCGActgagattattccctttctcacttagagggaatgctttggactggctcgaaaggcttcccaaccattccatcactacgtgggatgagttggcggacaagtttatAGCTAAGTTTTTTTCACCAGGGCATATGGTGACTTTGAgagatgagattttggccttcaaacaggaacctaatgaaccacttcatgagatctAGGAGAGATATCGGACAATGGTGAAAGATTATCCAAACAATGACATGACCGAAGCAATGATTTAGCAGACATTCTACCATGGCATTACACGACCAATCAGTTTGTAGTGAACCAGCTAGTAGGGGGATTTTATGAACACACCTTATGTTGATGCGTGTGagatattggatgagatggcaGATACTTTCTCAGCTTGGAAAGGtcgagccaatgtgccacagggtgactcCACTGTCATctacttgcacaaagagctccatgatcatggtcaggcaatagcagagttaactacaacaatgaaccagttggCAAAAGCTCAATTGCAATAAGTTCAAGCTCCTAGACAAGTAAATGTTATGGAAGGTGTCAACATGTTGGTCAATAAGAGGCGACAAAGTGGTCAACAAGGTCAAGGTAGTCCGGATCAATATGAGCAAGGTAGTGGTGGTTACAATCAAGATGACGGCTATGATGAGCAAAGTGAAGAAGTGCAGTACGTGAACAATTACCAAGGACAAAGGGGCAATGCTCCTAACCAACAATAATagtggagatcccaaggaaattgggggaatcaaaaccaacaaggcAATAGCAACTGTGGGAACAACAATCAGAATGGGGGAAACTAGAACAACCAGGGCAACTggagtagcaacaacaacaattggggaggaaacaacaaccaagggggttggaataatggcaatcaagggaatcgggggcaagtctttcaaaggcccccgatatatcaacaaccaaacaacccacctCCATTTCCGTCCTAAGGTCCTAGCTCatcaaacaatgagatgggaaggatcgagatgatgtttgaacaaatgatgaagaagaatgccgACTCCAATGCCTagttggcatcccacaatacttcaatccgaAATTTAGAGGTTCAACTTGGCAAGATTTTGCAatctttgaatactcgccctaagggggatTTACCTAGTGATATGGTAGTAAACCTGAGGGGTGGGAACAATACCGGACATGCAATGGCGGTGATTACTAGAAGCGGTCGAGGTGGTGATAGGAATACCTCCAACCAAAATGAAATTGTGAGTGATGAGGTTGAAGTACAAGATGATGATGTTCCTATAGTTGATGAGCATGTGAGTGAAGTGAATTTGAATGTGGAAGTGAGAATTTATATTAATGATAATGAGGTGGAGACTCAAgatgatgtgaacccatctagggaacacgtaatagataTACCGAAAACGGTAGTACCCAAGGCTAAGGCTcccttgccaaggcctcctccaccttacccttAGAGGCttgcgaagcaaaagaatgagaaccaatttaggaaatttattgacatgatgaagagcttatcaatcaatgttcctttggtggaagctcttgagcaaatgccgggttacgccaagttcatgaaagacttggtgaatAAAAAGAGATCCacggattgtgagaccatcaaaaagactcatcaagtaagtgcaattgtgcactcgatggttccaaagcttgaagatcccggcaCTTTCACCATTCCATGAACCATTGggattgcatattttgcaaaggcattatgcgatttgggagcaagtatcaatttgatgccttactccgtgttcaaaactttgggtattggtcaaccaAGGGCTACTTCAATGAGGTGGCAAATAGTAGATATAACAATAAAGAGGCCGCTTGGTATTATCGATGATGTTCTTTTTCGGGTGGACAAGTTTATTCTACTTGttgactttgtgattttggactgcGAGGTCAATTATAAGGTtccgatcatattgggaagacctttccttgcaactaggaaggcattggttgatatggaagcaggggagctcaccttccaggtgggtcatgaaaaagtggtctttcatgtgtgcaaatcaaggAAGCAACGAAATAGTACTGAAGTGTGCACTTTTGTAGATCTTGTCACGaaagtgatagttgatgatactagtacaataatcaatgtggaggatcctctagaagcggtattgttgaaccttgatgtgaatgaggatgaaggtcgggtggagtgtgtcaatgctttgcaTAGAATGGGCTCTAACTCTTATGAGCCTTGAaagctctctttggatcttgagaacagaaagactccaccaacaatgCCCTTAATTGAGGAACCTCCcattttggagttgaagcctttgctctcacatctcaggtatgaattcttaggccctagttcaaatTTACATGTTATTCTTTCATCttatcttactaacatgcaggtagatgcaACACTAGAGGTGCTCCAAAGAagaaagaaggcaattggatggactctagctgatactcggggaataagccccgccttttgcatgcacaagattatacttgaagatgatgccaagacctccgtggaacatcaaaggaggttgaatgcgGTTGTGCAAGAGGCTGTCAAAatagaggtgatcaagtggttggatgcaggGGTTGCGTACCCCATCtcggatagttcttggacttcgccggtgcaatgtgtgccaaagaagggtggtatgactgtggttaccaatgagcaaaatgagttgattactactaggattgtcaccggatggagggtatgcatgggcTACCACAAtctgaataaagtgacccacaaggatcacttttcattgccttttcttgaccagatggtagacaggacatggcgcgacttaggattactgaggacatggcccttgatagggaattatggaggtcgagcattaaggttgtaggttaggggagagtgaatatttctacagcacaatagagggagactatccagttaggagttagactaggaatgtcattggtcgtctattgatgcagggctttcccttctagttgtactataccagccatctatttcgtatttcgtattttgtatcctgtatttcatatttcatatctcttatatattgttgttgttatttttattacgcatttttatggcactaatatatcatctcctattgcttttttgagccgagggtctcctggaaacagcctctctacccttcggggtaggggtaaggtctgcgtacatattaccctccccagaccccacttgtgggattatactgggtcgttgttgttgttgttgttgtactcaagttacaaccagattttgattgctccagaagatcaggagaaaatCACATTCACATGTtcgtatggcacctttgccttttctaggatgccatttggtttgtgtaatgcaccggctacattctagcagtgtatgatggctatatttaccgacatggtggatGACTTCTTGTgagtgttcatggacgacttcagtgtTGTAGGTGactcttttgatgaatgtttgaagaatcttgacaaGGTGTTGGCTCGGTGTGAAGagaccaatcttgttcttaactgggaaaatgccactttatggtcgaggagggcattctcctcggccataagatctcaaagcacggtatagaggtggacaaggctaaaattgaagtgatctcaaagcttcctcctcccACTTCAATCAAGGGGGTTAGGAGTTTTCTTGAGCATCCAGGGTTCTACTGAAGATTCATCAAAAACTgttctaaggtagtgaatcctttgtgcaagttattggaaaagaatgccaagttcgtgtttaatgaggaatgtatgaaagcttttgaacttctcaagtacaaattgacaaccactcccattattaccacacccaattggagcttacattttgagctcatgtgtgatgcaagcgatAATGCGGTAGGAGCTGTCTTGGGCCAAAGAGTAAATAAGATGTTTTGCCCGGTGTATTATGCAAGAAAAACagtgaatgatgctcaagtgaattatACGGTAACGGAAAAAGAGTTGTTAGCAATTGTGGATCAGAAAGAAGGTGATAGTTCATACCGACCATGAAGCACTccgctacttgatgacaaagaaggattccaaagctcagttgatgagatgggttttattgcttcaagagtttgacctcgagATTGTGGATCAGAAAGGGTGTGAAAACCAAATGGCGGACCAGTTTTCCCGCTTGGAGGAAGAGGGGAGGCCCTGTGATGGCctcgaaattaatgattcattccctgatgagcaactcctctCTGTATCTATGAATAACATGCCTTGGTTTGCGGATGTTGCCAACTTTCTTGTGACCGGTATTgttccgtgtgagctctcttctaaccaaaggaagaagcttaaatggGATAGCTTGGACTACTACTGGGATGAGCCCTACTTGTTCAAAATCTATAATGATAGTGTGATCCGGAGATATGTTCCATAAGAGGATCAAAGGAGTATTCTggatgcttgtcattcctctccctacggtagtcatcatggtggggcaagGACAGCTTCAAAGGTGCTTAgttgtggtttttattggcctacaTTGTACAAAGATGAGGACGagcttgtgaagagatgtgatgaatgtcaaagagcaggtggaatttcaaagaaggatgagatgcctctcaccactattcttgaggtttACATATTTGATAtgtggggtattgacttcatgggacctttCGTGAGTTCTTGTGTTAACACGtacattctggtagccattgattatgtttcaaagtgggttgaggccgtggctttacccaacaatgagtcCCGGAGTGTTGTGAattttctcaagaagagtatttttactcggtttggcactcctagagcaatcATCAGTGATGGAGGGTCTCATTTCTCGaataaggcatttgacactttgcttgcaaagtatggtgtcaatcacaagttTTCTACCCCTTACCATCCTAAAGCGAGTGGGCAAGTTGAGGTCTCTAATGGGGAGATCAAGagatattgtcaaagacggttaaTGCAAATAGGACCAATTCATCGAAGAAATTagatgatgctttgtgggcttacaGGACTACTTataagactctgattggtatgtctccataccggtcggtgtttgggaaagcttgccatctccCGATTGAGTTCGATCACAAGGCCGTGTGGGCCTTGAgaaagttgaatcttgaatgggatgttgcagcaaatctccgggtggagcaactcaatgagcttgatgagttccgatttcatgcctactccagctcgtccttgtataaggacaagatgaagtacttacatgacaagtaTTCTAGTGGCAATGAGTTCAAAGTGgctgatttggttctcttgttcaactcccggttacgattgttttcgggaaagcttaagtcaaaatggagtagaccttttgaggtggtgcttgtgactccgtttggtgctcttcatttgaaaaacaaaaatggtgagatCAACAGAGTTAACAGACACAGAGTCAAACActatcttggaaagtttgatgacagccacgtggtagcaatgatccatctcaagtgattgatgataacctgcgtcgtgccgcaacgttaaatcagacgcttcttgagaggcaacccatgtgtttttcttctttttcttgttgattttcttcttagtgtaggatttgttttTGAACTAAAtagttgtgagatgtgtgtagggatgtttgatgcagtgcaggactaagCTGGAAAAATTTGACACTCTCTAAAGATTGGACCGCTGCTGCGCTCTATTTTTCGTGGTCGCGGTGGTCTTACCACAGAGGCAGAATTTGATGGTGGTCAGTGGTGCTAAAAAGTCGAAAATGGGGGTTCTCTGAAGTTTCAACCGTTGTCGCGATGCATTTTCTTCGGTCAACGGTGGCTTACCGTTGTCGTGGAGAATTTTCTACTCTCAGCGGTGGTCTCAGAATTGCAGCACTTCAGTTTTATACCAGCGCGGACCACGGTAGGTAAGATCGTGTGGGCCCTTGGGTATTTTCTATAAATAGGCGGTCATAAGGCCTTTTTCCCTTTTCGCCCATTTCACTCTCAAACTTAATTTCACTGTTCACTCCATACCCTAAGCAGCATGCACAAGATTTAGAGTCCATTTCCTTTGTACATTTCACATTTTCATTTCACTTATTAGTCTTCAATTttgtatttgttgttattttacctgttagtttttactttttcttccccttttctttaaattttaaCCTAGGGTTGTTTAATCTTAATTAGGCTAGGCTTCATATAGTTAGGAGTTGTTAATGAACACCTAGTGGAATTAAAAATATAGAGGCGACTGCTAAAATGCAAGAACATCTGAAACCCTAGGTGTGTTGGGCCCAATTTTAACTTTCGTGGCCGCGGTTGATTTTCTGCGGTTCGTGGCAATATGTTTTATCTGAGATTTTAAAGTCCTGATAACCACGGTCAGCGGTGGAAAACTCCGCTGACAGCGGTTCCTCTCTACGACCGCGATAAATTTTCCGCGGTCCGCGATGATAAAGTTAAGAAAGATATAAATGAGGGTCTGCGACCGCGGCTGATTTTCTGCGGATAGCGGTGCAACTACTGCAGCCTTCCTCCTTTTTCGGGGATGAGGGGTGTGATAGAATCAGAGGGTGGGTAGTCTGATCCCCACACCTCtacggccgcgatgcattttctGTGGTCCGTGGTACAGCCTTCATGGCCGCGCTCCTTTTTCTGCGATCCGCGGTCTGCAATTTTTTTCCTATGCACTGTAAATTGTCCTGCTGTTTTCTTCACTAATTCTTCTAGCAACTAACAATATTCTATGGAttatgtagacatgtgatttttgaccctccccaagattttttatattttagcatgtaaatatttaatttaggcctaatatcgttatTTCAACTAACTTTGactctttcactttattttattacaacaaaatgaaaattacaaaaaaatagtttcattaatattttgtagtcatttttaatcttgaaaaatactaaaaatagttttgttttaacggtcagtcttattttaatagctaTTTTACTAAAGTAaga
The Nicotiana sylvestris chromosome 11, ASM39365v2, whole genome shotgun sequence DNA segment above includes these coding regions:
- the LOC138881365 gene encoding uncharacterized protein gives rise to the protein MAVITRSGRGGDRNTSNQNEIVSDEVEVQDDDVPIVDEHVSEVNLNVEVRIYINDNEVETQDDVNPSREHVIDIPKTSLSINVPLVEALEQMPGYAKFMKDLVNKKRSTDCETIKKTHQALCDLGASINLMPYSVFKTLGIGQPRATSMRWQIVDITIKRPLGIIDDVLFRVDKFILLVDFVILDCEVNYKVPIILGRPFLATRKALVDMEAGELTFQVGHEKVVFHVCKSRKQRNSTEVCTFVDLVTKVIVDDTSTIINVEDPLEAVDATLEVLQRRKKAIGWTLADTRGISPAFCMHKIILEDDAKTSVEHQRRLNAVVQEAVKIEVIKWLDAGVAYPISDSSWTSPVQCVPKKGGMTVVTNEQNELITTRIVTGWRNLDKVLARCEETNLVLNWENATLWSRRAFSSAIRSQSTQLWIRKKVIVHTDHEALRYLMTKKDSKAQLMRWVLLLQEFDLEIVDQKGCENQMADQFSRLEEEGRPCDGLEINDSFPDEQLLSVSMNNMPWFADVANFLVTGIVPCELSSNQRKKLKWDSLDYYWDEPYFHHGGARTASKVLSCGFYWPTLYKDEDELVKRCDECQRAGGISKKDEMPLTTILEVYIFDMWGIDFMGPFVSSCVNTYILVAIDYVSKWVEAVALPNNESRSVVNFLKKSIFTRFGTPRAIISDGGSHFSNKAFDTLLAKTNSSKKLDDALWAYRTTYKTLIGMSPYRSVFGKACHLPIEFDHKAVWALRKLNLEWDVAANLRVEQLNELDEFRFHAYSSSSLYKDKMKYLHDKYSSGNEFKVADLVLLFNSRLRLFSGKLKSKWSRPFEVVLVTPFGALHLKNKNGEINRVNRHRVKHYLGKFDDSHVVAMIHLK